One genomic window of Amyelois transitella isolate CPQ chromosome 8, ilAmyTran1.1, whole genome shotgun sequence includes the following:
- the LOC106135458 gene encoding early growth response protein 3 isoform X2: MGTDAEPPTGPHLLSLADMGALGFDCALKPAPALTPGGTPADLNTPVTTSDLPAFFPSLLEPPPISGTLPGDELSLGCSPRRHKHEASLSPGARAEDASNASSASASLYGPSTGTTKRAPSPPLQWLIPSAPGAGGVEKYFQQDYEERVELLPPECQPSYCPQPQACPAPQHCEYRPPPPQPQPQHSWESQEYASAPQPTPGPSGLPKREPYPSPSGAPVQLAEYNPSTSKGHEILSQVYQQSTQPLRLVAVKPRKYPNRPSKTPVHERPYACPVDGCDRRFSRSDELTRHIRIHTGQKPFQCRICMRSFSRSDHLTTHVRTHTGEKPFACDVCGRKFARSDEKKRHAKVHLKQRLKRERGGGGPAHHHEPHSHAPL; the protein is encoded by the exons ATGGGCACGGACGCGGAGCCCCCGACCGGCCCGCACCTGCTCTCCTTAGCCGACATGGGAGCCCTAGGATTCGACTGTGCTCTGAAGCCTGCGCCGGCGCTCACCCCAGGTGGTACGCCCGCCGACCTCAACACGCCAGTCACCACTTCGGATCTGCCCGCCTTCTTCCCGAGCCTTTTGGAACCACCACCTATATCAG GTACATTACCTGGTGATGAACTATCATTGGGGTGCTCCCCTAGGCGACACAAGCATGAAGCATCGCTGTCGCCCGGCGCACGCGCAGAGGATGCCAGTAATGCGTCGAGCGCGAGTGCTTCATTGTATGGCCCATCTACCGGCACTACTAAACGTGCCCCTTCACCGCCTCTGCAGTGGCTGATCCCTTCGGCCCCCGGAGCTGGAGGCgttgaaaaatactttcaaCAAGACTATGAGGAACGCGTTGAACTACTCCCGCCCGAGTGCCAGCCTTCTTACTGTCCGCAGCCGCAGGCATGCCCGGCGCCTCAACACTGCGAATACAGACCGCCGCCACCTCAGCCGCAACCGCAACACTCTTGGGAGTCTCAAGAATACGCGAGTGCACCGCAACCCACACCTGGGCCTTCCGGTTTGCCAAAACGCGAGCCCTATCCGAGCCCGAGTGGAGCACCAGTGCAACTCGCAGAGTACAACCCTTCAACGAGCAAAGGACACGAAATCCTATCGCAAGTGTACCAGCAAAGCACGCAACCATTGAGGCTAGTCGCTGTGAAGCCGCGGAAATATCCTAACAGGCCGAGCAAAACGCCCGTCCATGAACGACCATACGCGTGTCCTGTCGACGGTTGCGATCGCCGATTCTCACGGTCTGACGAATTAACGCGGCACATTCGCATTCACACCGGACAGAAGCCGTTCCAGTGTCGCATATGTATGCGTTCCTTCAGCAGGTCGGATCATTTGACGACCCATGTGCGGACCCATACGGGAGAAAAGCCCTTCGCATGCGATGTTTGCGGCCGCAAATTTGCGCGTTCAGATGAAAAGAAGCGACACGCTAAAGTGCATTTGAAGCAGCGGCTGAAAAGGGAGCGCGGCGGTGGTGGCCCGGCGCACCACCACGAACCGCACTCGCACGCGCCGCTCTAG